A genomic segment from Alistipes senegalensis JC50 encodes:
- a CDS encoding 2TM domain-containing protein, which translates to MEITSANTNKRRLFARRFSRRVTTCFAVCGFLAFVNWYTSPHYWWVVWVIAGWGLSILLSLIRYLFDQDDEDDCRNR; encoded by the coding sequence ATGGAAATCACCTCTGCCAACACCAACAAACGCCGCCTTTTCGCGCGCCGGTTCAGCCGCCGCGTCACGACCTGTTTCGCGGTTTGCGGCTTCTTAGCTTTCGTCAACTGGTACACATCGCCCCACTACTGGTGGGTGGTCTGGGTTATCGCCGGGTGGGGACTGAGCATCCTGCTCTCGCTCATCCGCTACCTGTTCGACCAGGACGACGAGGACGATTGCCGAAACCGTTAA
- a CDS encoding lysine exporter LysO family protein has protein sequence MLVIFAVIIGGIATGRRLIGRRLAFVPRLITVIIWALLFLLGVEVGSDPAVVGSLATLGGAALAIFALSVAGSIFAAWLLWRRIRGRAVPADDGEAAADVPVSAWSALCGSLVIVAFFVAGCVVGLFAPFDTAGSRVSAYVLYALMFCVGITLGNDRTLAGRVRRLDPRLTLLPVATAVGTLAGAALAAPLLAEWSLTDSLAVGAGFGYYSLSSIFIADFRGPELATIALLCNVMREIFTLLAAPLVARWCGPLAAVSIGGATTFDTTLPIITQAAGRPYAVVSVFHGCVLDFSVPFLVTFFCTV, from the coding sequence ATGCTCGTAATCTTTGCCGTCATCATCGGAGGCATTGCAACGGGGCGCCGGCTTATCGGCCGGCGCCTCGCTTTCGTACCGCGCCTCATCACCGTCATCATCTGGGCCCTGTTGTTCCTGCTGGGGGTCGAGGTGGGCTCCGACCCTGCGGTCGTGGGCTCGCTGGCGACGCTCGGAGGGGCGGCGCTGGCGATCTTCGCCCTCTCCGTCGCGGGGAGCATCTTCGCCGCGTGGCTGTTGTGGCGGCGGATTCGCGGACGCGCCGTGCCTGCCGACGACGGGGAGGCCGCCGCAGATGTCCCGGTCTCCGCATGGTCGGCCCTTTGCGGCAGTCTCGTGATCGTCGCCTTCTTCGTGGCGGGATGTGTCGTGGGACTTTTCGCGCCGTTCGATACCGCCGGATCGCGGGTCAGCGCCTACGTGCTCTATGCGCTGATGTTCTGCGTGGGGATCACGTTGGGCAACGACCGCACGCTGGCCGGACGGGTCCGGAGGCTCGATCCGCGGCTGACGTTGCTGCCCGTCGCCACAGCCGTCGGGACGTTGGCCGGGGCCGCTTTGGCGGCTCCGCTGCTCGCCGAATGGTCGCTGACCGATTCGCTGGCCGTGGGCGCGGGTTTCGGTTATTATTCGTTGTCGAGCATCTTCATCGCCGATTTCCGGGGGCCCGAGTTGGCCACTATCGCTTTGTTGTGCAACGTCATGCGCGAGATTTTCACCTTGTTGGCCGCGCCGCTCGTCGCACGCTGGTGCGGGCCGCTGGCCGCCGTGTCGATCGGCGGTGCGACGACTTTCGACACGACGCTTCCGATCATCACGCAGGCCGCAGGCCGTCCCTATGCCGTGGTGTCGGTCTTTCACGGCTGCGTGCTCGATTTCAGCGTCCCGTTCCTGGTGACGTTCTTCTGTACCGTCTGA
- the mutY gene encoding A/G-specific adenine glycosylase, which yields MNSVADILLDWYAREGRDLPWRRTRDPYRIWLSEVILQQTRVAQGTEYYLRFTERFPDVASLAAAPEDEVLKLWQGLGYYSRARNLHAAARQVVERFGGRFPVALEEVRSLRGVGDYTAAAICSAAYDAPCAVVDGNVYRVLARLFDLDAPIDSTAGKRAFAELAQSQLDTAHPGRYNQAIMDFGALRCTPSSPRCEACPLAGQCLALAAGTVAARPVKQGKTRVRDRWFNYLHVSSGDRTLLHRREGRDIWQGLYEFPLIETEEPAELPELVRLPQFRELLGDAPWHLVRSIPLPKHQLSHQTLHAVVHRIETLSLTPAAAAMAVPTAALGDYAVPRLIDRYLIKYQI from the coding sequence ATGAACTCCGTCGCCGACATACTCCTCGACTGGTACGCCCGCGAAGGGCGCGACCTGCCGTGGCGCCGCACGCGCGATCCCTACCGCATCTGGCTCTCGGAGGTGATCCTCCAGCAGACCCGCGTGGCGCAGGGAACGGAGTACTATCTCCGCTTTACGGAGCGGTTTCCCGACGTCGCGTCGCTCGCCGCCGCTCCCGAGGACGAGGTGCTGAAACTCTGGCAGGGACTCGGCTATTACAGCCGTGCCCGCAATCTCCATGCCGCCGCCCGGCAGGTCGTCGAACGCTTCGGCGGACGGTTCCCCGTCGCGTTGGAGGAGGTTCGCTCCCTGCGCGGCGTGGGCGACTATACCGCCGCGGCCATCTGTTCGGCGGCCTACGACGCTCCGTGCGCCGTGGTCGATGGCAATGTCTACCGGGTTCTCGCGCGGCTCTTCGACCTCGATGCGCCGATCGACTCCACGGCCGGAAAGCGCGCTTTCGCCGAACTGGCGCAGTCGCAGCTGGACACCGCGCATCCGGGACGCTACAATCAGGCGATCATGGATTTCGGGGCGCTTCGATGCACCCCTTCGTCGCCCCGCTGCGAGGCGTGCCCGCTGGCCGGACAATGCCTCGCCCTTGCCGCCGGAACCGTCGCCGCGCGTCCCGTGAAGCAGGGAAAGACCCGCGTCCGCGACCGCTGGTTCAACTACTTGCACGTTTCGTCAGGCGACCGGACCCTGCTGCACCGCCGCGAGGGGCGCGACATCTGGCAGGGGCTCTACGAATTTCCGCTCATCGAAACTGAAGAGCCCGCCGAACTGCCGGAGCTCGTGCGCCTGCCGCAGTTCCGCGAACTGTTGGGCGACGCTCCGTGGCATCTCGTGCGCAGCATCCCGCTGCCGAAGCACCAGCTCTCCCATCAGACTTTGCATGCGGTCGTCCACCGCATCGAAACCCTCTCGCTGACGCCTGCCGCTGCTGCGATGGCCGTTCCGACCGCTGCGCTGGGCGACTATGCCGTGCCGCGGCTGATCGACCGCTACCTGATCAAATACCAGATATAG
- the zupT gene encoding zinc transporter ZupT, with protein MEEPNILIPLLLTLGAGLATGIGSAIAFFAKRTNKRLLSFSLGLSGGVMIYVSFVELFQQADATLSAEWGAHLGTVVTVASFFAGILLIGVIDRLVPSVENPHEAHSVEEMDHQPRNPKLMRMGVMTALAIGIHNFPEGIATFTSAVDNMALGVAIAAAIAIHNIPEGIAVSIPVYYATGDRRKAFRLSLLSGLAEPVGALLAYLVLMPFMSPTLMGCILAGVAGIMVFISIDELLPAAREYGEAHISIYGVVAGMALMAVSLIMLA; from the coding sequence ATGGAAGAACCCAATATCCTGATCCCCCTGCTGCTGACGCTCGGCGCAGGTCTTGCGACGGGCATCGGAAGCGCCATCGCATTCTTCGCCAAACGAACCAACAAACGGCTGCTGTCGTTCTCGCTGGGACTGTCGGGCGGCGTGATGATCTACGTCTCGTTCGTCGAACTGTTCCAGCAGGCCGACGCCACCCTCTCGGCGGAGTGGGGAGCGCATCTCGGCACGGTCGTCACCGTGGCGAGCTTCTTCGCCGGCATCCTGCTGATCGGCGTCATCGACCGGCTGGTGCCCTCGGTCGAAAACCCCCACGAAGCCCACAGCGTCGAAGAGATGGACCATCAGCCCCGCAATCCCAAGCTGATGCGCATGGGCGTGATGACGGCGCTGGCCATCGGCATCCACAACTTCCCCGAAGGAATCGCCACCTTCACCTCGGCCGTGGACAACATGGCTCTCGGTGTAGCCATCGCCGCGGCCATTGCCATCCACAACATTCCCGAGGGAATCGCCGTGTCGATTCCGGTCTACTACGCCACGGGCGACCGCAGGAAGGCTTTCCGGCTTTCGCTGCTGTCGGGCCTCGCCGAGCCGGTGGGCGCCCTGCTGGCCTATCTGGTGCTGATGCCCTTCATGTCGCCGACGCTGATGGGGTGCATCCTCGCGGGCGTGGCGGGCATCATGGTCTTCATTTCGATCGACGAACTGCTTCCCGCGGCCCGCGAATACGGCGAGGCGCATATCTCCATCTACGGCGTGGTGGCCGGCATGGCCCTGATGGCCGTAAGTCTGATCATGCTGGCATAA
- a CDS encoding sialate O-acetylesterase produces the protein MKKMLLLLFGLAAAWSVAAKVSLPDAIGSNMVLQQNTNVKLWGWADPHAAVKVVASWGAKASAKSDGEGRWEVTLKTPAGSYEPQRITVASGDKRVLDNVLIGEVWFCSGQSNMDMPLGGYWNGLVEGGNEAIACADAQRGRIRFLKVAYSQGYTPQERVPGAWNEFTTATAARCSATAYFFAEMLSRALDVPVGVIDSSWGGSRIECWTPREELETYPDIDLSEKAIAELPDYMRPMAMYNAMVYPLTRYTVRGFLWYQGESNIGRHTEYAARMADMVAGWRAQWGQGELPFYFVEIAPFGYGNGLSPYLREAQCRAQKLIPGSGMVSTNDLVLPCEEGNIHPRDKRSVGRRLAFWALNRTYGRKDVACENMQFRSMEIKDGKACLSFDNTFGGFGRAFDLRGFEICGADRVFRPAQVHFEGNERLIVFLPDIPEPVAVRYGFRDFQPGNVVNTRELPLVPFRTDDF, from the coding sequence ATGAAAAAAATGCTTTTGCTCCTCTTCGGCCTTGCGGCGGCGTGGAGCGTTGCGGCGAAGGTTTCCCTTCCCGATGCCATCGGCAGCAACATGGTGTTGCAGCAGAATACGAATGTGAAACTCTGGGGCTGGGCCGATCCGCATGCGGCGGTGAAAGTCGTGGCCTCGTGGGGCGCGAAAGCCTCTGCGAAAAGCGACGGGGAAGGCCGCTGGGAGGTGACGCTGAAAACTCCCGCCGGTAGTTACGAGCCGCAGCGGATCACCGTTGCGAGTGGCGACAAGCGGGTGTTGGACAACGTGCTGATCGGCGAGGTGTGGTTTTGCAGCGGTCAGAGCAATATGGACATGCCTCTCGGCGGCTATTGGAACGGTCTGGTCGAGGGTGGCAACGAGGCCATCGCCTGCGCCGATGCGCAGCGCGGCCGCATCCGCTTCCTGAAGGTGGCCTATTCGCAGGGCTATACGCCGCAGGAGCGTGTTCCGGGCGCCTGGAACGAATTCACGACGGCTACCGCCGCGCGGTGCAGCGCCACGGCCTATTTCTTCGCCGAAATGCTCTCGCGGGCGCTGGATGTCCCGGTCGGGGTCATCGACAGTTCGTGGGGCGGCAGCCGCATCGAGTGCTGGACCCCGCGCGAGGAGCTGGAGACCTATCCCGACATCGACCTTTCGGAGAAAGCCATTGCCGAACTGCCCGACTACATGCGTCCGATGGCGATGTACAACGCCATGGTGTACCCTCTGACCCGCTATACCGTCCGCGGATTCCTTTGGTATCAGGGCGAGTCGAACATTGGCCGTCACACGGAGTATGCTGCACGGATGGCTGATATGGTGGCCGGGTGGCGTGCGCAGTGGGGGCAGGGCGAACTGCCGTTCTATTTCGTCGAGATCGCGCCTTTCGGTTACGGCAACGGGCTGTCGCCCTATTTGCGCGAGGCGCAGTGCCGGGCGCAGAAGCTGATCCCCGGCAGCGGTATGGTTTCGACCAACGATCTGGTCCTTCCCTGCGAAGAGGGTAACATTCATCCCCGCGACAAGCGCAGCGTGGGCCGTCGGCTGGCATTCTGGGCTCTGAACCGTACTTACGGCAGGAAGGACGTGGCCTGCGAAAACATGCAGTTCCGATCGATGGAAATCAAAGACGGCAAAGCCTGCCTTTCGTTCGACAACACTTTCGGCGGTTTCGGCCGGGCGTTCGATCTGAGGGGTTTTGAGATCTGCGGCGCCGACCGGGTGTTCCGCCCCGCGCAGGTGCATTTCGAAGGCAACGAACGGCTGATCGTTTTTCTGCCCGACATTCCCGAACCGGTGGCCGTGCGTTATGGATTCCGCGATTTCCAGCCGGGCAATGTCGTCAACACCCGCGAACTTCCCCTCGTACCGTTCCGCACCGACGACTTTTAA
- a CDS encoding sialate O-acetylesterase: MKRILLLAVALAAAWTAAAKITLPEIIGDNMVLQQNAEAKLWGWAEPHTAVKVTASWGAKAAARSGADGRWEVMLKTPAGGYDPQRITIAGDGRVELNDILIGEVWFAAGQSNMEMGVQGFHNCPVARSNEVIARADARRGKIRYVKIPKTASYTPEERVAGRWNEFSTETAPLCTAVGYFFAEMLNDVLGVPVGVIDCSWGGSRVESWTSQEILETYPDIDVSEKGIAAVDEWLRPLVMYNGMLHPVAGYTVRGYLWYQGESNVGAHAVYAERLANMVKLWRGLWGQGELPFYFVEIAPFNYWGSDLSAFLREAQCRAQDVIPNSGMVSTNDLVEPYEWCNIHPANKHDIGYRLACMALNRTYGKKAVHCDSPRFRSMEIADGKALVSLDNAEYGFNRLVGIEGFEICGSDGVFRPADVAVDAQLRLVVSSKEVPEPSAVRYCFRNFQIGNLANSWGLPVIPFRTDDFQPRP; this comes from the coding sequence ATGAAACGAATATTGCTGTTAGCCGTTGCGCTTGCCGCGGCATGGACCGCCGCCGCGAAAATCACCCTTCCGGAGATCATCGGCGACAATATGGTGCTGCAACAAAATGCCGAGGCCAAACTCTGGGGCTGGGCCGAGCCGCATACAGCGGTGAAAGTCACTGCTTCGTGGGGTGCTAAGGCTGCCGCCCGGAGCGGCGCCGACGGCCGCTGGGAGGTGATGCTGAAAACTCCTGCGGGAGGCTACGATCCGCAGCGTATCACGATTGCCGGGGACGGCCGGGTCGAACTGAACGACATTCTGATCGGCGAAGTGTGGTTCGCCGCCGGGCAGAGCAATATGGAGATGGGTGTGCAGGGATTCCACAACTGTCCCGTAGCCCGCTCCAACGAGGTTATTGCCCGGGCCGATGCCCGGCGCGGCAAAATCCGCTATGTGAAGATTCCGAAAACGGCTTCCTATACCCCCGAAGAACGTGTCGCCGGCCGCTGGAACGAGTTTTCGACCGAGACGGCGCCGTTGTGCACGGCTGTCGGCTATTTCTTCGCCGAGATGCTCAACGACGTACTCGGTGTTCCCGTGGGTGTCATCGATTGTTCGTGGGGCGGCAGCCGCGTCGAGAGCTGGACCTCGCAGGAGATTTTGGAGACCTATCCCGACATCGATGTTTCCGAAAAGGGTATTGCGGCGGTTGACGAGTGGCTGCGGCCGTTGGTGATGTATAACGGCATGCTGCACCCCGTGGCGGGCTACACCGTTCGCGGATACCTCTGGTATCAGGGCGAATCCAATGTCGGAGCCCACGCGGTCTATGCCGAACGGCTGGCCAACATGGTGAAATTGTGGCGCGGCCTGTGGGGGCAGGGCGAACTGCCTTTCTATTTCGTCGAGATCGCTCCGTTCAACTACTGGGGCAGCGACCTTTCGGCCTTTCTGCGCGAAGCGCAGTGCCGGGCTCAGGATGTGATCCCGAACAGCGGCATGGTTTCGACGAACGATCTGGTCGAGCCTTACGAGTGGTGCAACATCCATCCGGCGAACAAGCACGACATCGGTTATCGGCTGGCCTGCATGGCTCTGAACCGGACCTACGGAAAGAAGGCCGTCCATTGCGACAGTCCCCGTTTCCGTTCTATGGAGATCGCTGACGGCAAGGCGCTCGTTTCGCTGGACAATGCCGAATACGGGTTCAACCGTCTGGTGGGCATCGAGGGCTTCGAGATCTGCGGCTCCGACGGGGTGTTCCGTCCGGCCGATGTAGCTGTCGATGCACAGTTGAGGCTGGTCGTTTCGTCGAAGGAGGTTCCGGAACCCTCGGCTGTGCGCTACTGCTTCCGCAATTTTCAGATCGGTAACCTCGCCAACAGCTGGGGGCTGCCCGTCATTCCGTTCCGTACGGACGACTTCCAGCCCCGGCCCTGA
- a CDS encoding winged helix-turn-helix domain-containing protein, with protein sequence MFKELNPLLHSELRLAVVSILIGVESADFVFIRQQTGATAGNLSVQLDKLAKAGYIEVEKTFRGKKPCTVCRITAAGRDAFAEYVEALQSYIKK encoded by the coding sequence ATGTTCAAAGAACTGAATCCTCTGTTGCACTCCGAACTGAGGCTGGCTGTCGTCTCGATCCTGATCGGAGTCGAGAGCGCCGATTTCGTCTTCATCCGGCAACAGACCGGAGCCACGGCGGGAAACCTCTCGGTGCAACTGGACAAACTCGCCAAAGCCGGTTATATCGAGGTCGAAAAGACCTTTCGGGGAAAGAAGCCCTGCACGGTATGCCGCATCACCGCGGCCGGGCGCGACGCCTTTGCCGAATACGTCGAAGCCCTGCAATCCTACATAAAAAAATAA
- a CDS encoding glycoside hydrolase family 105 protein, whose protein sequence is MKRIFLLLLLVVGLCGPLAAKSPAARDRELIDQAVQWQIRNFTDSLLPKGHWANGALYRGMAEWAAESGDESVWTFLRGIGETCDWDMLERVYDADDLCIGQTYLLLAGRYGNPAMATKVRERVRYVMAHPDTNPLITPKGKYYRDRWGWCDALFMAPPVYAQLAQCDGRADYLDFCFSEFKVTTDALFSSDDGLFHRDLRLVNDREKNGEKVFWGRGNGWVYAGLALLLQYVPENHPSYAYYLDLFRRMSPAILRCQDAKGSWHAGMYDPQSWPQPENSASGFFVYGFAWGVNNGVLTDPAYRKAAVKGWKALKSHVQKDGKLGYVQPIGHDPAHVTAEMTAPYGVGAFLLAAAEMMRMK, encoded by the coding sequence ATGAAACGTATTTTTCTTCTCTTGCTGTTGGTGGTCGGACTTTGCGGACCGCTCGCAGCCAAAAGTCCTGCGGCACGCGACCGCGAACTGATCGACCAGGCTGTACAATGGCAGATCCGGAATTTCACCGATTCGTTGCTTCCAAAAGGCCACTGGGCCAACGGCGCCCTCTACCGCGGTATGGCCGAATGGGCTGCCGAGAGCGGTGACGAATCGGTTTGGACGTTCCTACGCGGGATCGGCGAAACCTGTGACTGGGACATGCTCGAGCGGGTTTACGACGCCGACGACCTCTGCATCGGACAGACCTATCTGCTGCTGGCCGGCAGATACGGGAACCCTGCCATGGCCACAAAGGTCCGTGAACGTGTCCGTTACGTCATGGCGCATCCCGATACGAATCCGCTGATCACCCCCAAGGGCAAGTACTACCGCGACCGCTGGGGCTGGTGCGATGCGTTGTTCATGGCGCCGCCGGTCTATGCGCAGTTGGCGCAGTGCGACGGTCGTGCGGACTACCTTGATTTCTGTTTTTCGGAGTTCAAAGTGACCACCGATGCGCTTTTCAGTTCCGATGACGGACTTTTCCACCGGGACCTGCGGTTGGTGAACGACCGTGAGAAAAACGGTGAGAAGGTATTCTGGGGGCGCGGCAACGGCTGGGTTTATGCCGGACTTGCACTTCTATTGCAGTATGTGCCGGAGAACCATCCCAGTTATGCCTATTACCTCGACTTGTTCCGCCGCATGTCGCCCGCGATCCTGCGCTGTCAGGATGCGAAAGGTTCGTGGCATGCAGGTATGTATGATCCGCAGAGCTGGCCCCAACCGGAGAACAGCGCTTCGGGATTCTTCGTCTACGGATTTGCGTGGGGTGTGAATAATGGCGTCCTGACCGATCCGGCTTACCGCAAAGCGGCGGTGAAGGGATGGAAGGCGCTGAAAAGTCATGTTCAGAAAGACGGAAAACTGGGTTACGTGCAGCCTATCGGCCATGATCCGGCCCATGTGACGGCGGAGATGACCGCTCCTTACGGTGTCGGGGCTTTCCTGCTTGCAGCGGCGGAAATGATGCGTATGAAATAG
- a CDS encoding DUF3408 domain-containing protein, which yields MDSLKETDKPATNLPKHPRIEVDEELMRQMIAGQAPLDSKVVRRIPEPEEENTDAPEGNTSAPTAEKTNVDTQTTTVKEPAGFRRKKIILPDFERTFFAPVDCRNRSAIYVSAQTKRKVSEILHLLGNESTRLTALVDNMLRFVMDIYSDELNYLHEKKNKRRPF from the coding sequence ATGGATTCATTAAAAGAAACTGACAAACCTGCAACAAACCTTCCGAAGCATCCCCGTATCGAAGTCGATGAGGAGTTGATGCGTCAGATGATCGCCGGACAAGCTCCTTTGGACTCGAAAGTCGTCCGTAGGATTCCCGAGCCGGAAGAGGAAAATACGGACGCTCCCGAGGGAAACACATCGGCACCAACTGCTGAAAAAACAAATGTCGACACCCAAACGACTACTGTAAAGGAGCCTGCTGGATTCCGACGGAAAAAGATCATACTGCCGGATTTCGAACGCACCTTCTTCGCTCCGGTAGATTGCCGTAACCGCTCGGCGATTTATGTCAGTGCGCAAACCAAGCGCAAAGTGTCGGAAATCCTCCACCTGTTGGGGAATGAAAGCACAAGGCTTACGGCTTTGGTCGACAATATGCTGCGCTTTGTCATGGACATTTATAGCGACGAGCTGAATTATCTCCATGAAAAGAAAAATAAAAGACGGCCGTTTTGA
- a CDS encoding GNAT family N-acetyltransferase, with protein MEKKHAVIDNAAEKRYELDLGKGDMALIEYATGDGFVVLTHTEVPPAYEGQGIGKELVLAALEDIRSKGLRVVPQCSFVEVYIRRHPEWADLVRTAESAKR; from the coding sequence ATGGAAAAGAAACACGCAGTGATCGACAACGCCGCCGAGAAACGCTACGAACTCGACCTCGGAAAGGGCGACATGGCGCTGATCGAATACGCGACGGGCGACGGATTCGTCGTCCTGACCCACACCGAGGTCCCGCCTGCATACGAGGGTCAGGGCATCGGCAAGGAATTGGTGCTGGCCGCCTTGGAGGACATCCGCAGCAAGGGGTTGCGGGTCGTGCCGCAGTGTTCGTTCGTCGAGGTCTACATCCGGCGCCATCCCGAATGGGCGGACCTGGTGCGGACCGCGGAATCGGCAAAGCGCTGA
- a CDS encoding calcium/sodium antiporter — translation MDILLLIVGLGLILAGANFLTDGSAALAQRFRVPEFIIGLTVVAVGTSTPELVVSVLSAIGGQSDVAIGNVVGSNIFNVFVILGVCALIRPVPLTAGNIRRDIPFGVLVSLLLLALAQDSLLCKGAADRIGRLDGAAMLALYILLMWYTIRKTKRPEATAPTEGSKAPMAAWLTAVMIVGGLAGLVFGGEMFLRSATSIARSLGVSESVIAITLVAGGTSLPELASSLVSLFKGKAEMALGNVIGSNIANILLILGVSATIHPLSMGGITVWDLLMVLLSSVVVFLAAFTFKRKAIDRWEGALFVAIYAVYIWYLIR, via the coding sequence TTGGATATTCTTCTGTTGATTGTCGGGCTGGGGCTGATCCTCGCCGGCGCGAATTTTCTCACGGACGGCTCCGCGGCGCTGGCGCAGCGCTTCCGGGTGCCGGAATTCATCATCGGACTGACGGTGGTGGCCGTCGGCACCTCGACGCCCGAACTGGTCGTATCGGTGCTCTCGGCCATCGGAGGCCAGAGCGACGTGGCGATCGGCAACGTCGTGGGATCGAACATCTTCAACGTCTTCGTCATCCTCGGCGTCTGCGCCCTGATACGCCCCGTGCCGCTGACGGCGGGAAACATCCGCCGCGACATTCCGTTCGGGGTGCTCGTGTCGCTGCTCCTGCTGGCGCTGGCCCAGGATTCGCTGCTCTGCAAAGGGGCGGCGGACCGCATCGGGCGTCTCGACGGCGCGGCGATGCTCGCGCTCTACATCCTGCTGATGTGGTACACGATCCGGAAGACGAAGCGTCCCGAAGCGACGGCCCCGACGGAAGGGTCCAAAGCGCCGATGGCCGCGTGGCTGACGGCGGTGATGATCGTCGGGGGCCTCGCGGGGCTGGTGTTCGGCGGCGAGATGTTCCTCCGCAGCGCCACGTCGATAGCCCGCAGTCTGGGGGTCAGCGAATCGGTGATCGCCATCACGCTCGTGGCCGGCGGCACGTCGCTGCCCGAACTGGCCTCGTCACTCGTGTCGCTGTTCAAAGGCAAGGCGGAGATGGCGTTGGGCAACGTGATCGGATCGAACATCGCCAACATCCTGCTGATCCTGGGCGTGAGCGCCACGATCCATCCGCTCTCGATGGGCGGCATCACGGTTTGGGACCTGCTGATGGTCCTGCTGAGTTCGGTCGTGGTGTTCCTCGCGGCCTTCACGTTCAAACGCAAGGCCATCGACCGCTGGGAGGGAGCGTTGTTCGTGGCGATCTACGCCGTCTATATCTGGTATTTGATCAGGTAG